One Chryseobacterium indoltheticum DNA segment encodes these proteins:
- a CDS encoding FMN-binding negative transcriptional regulator, producing MKEIIRENSFALLISSVDKVRATHSMMMLNEDDPENNYIETHISKANPQAKIIKNGDEVLCDFLGAHAYISSSWYDHINVSTWNYEAVQIYGKVEIMNQEELYSHLDKLTSKYEQAQQCPMMLKDMGKEFVEKEMKGAFGLKIIPTEIFIKQKLSQNRKEHDFENIISNLENGDENGKQIAAKMQQLKK from the coding sequence ATGAAAGAAATTATCAGAGAAAATTCTTTTGCTTTACTAATTTCTTCGGTTGATAAAGTTCGTGCGACTCATTCTATGATGATGCTGAATGAAGATGATCCGGAAAATAATTATATTGAAACTCACATTTCGAAAGCAAACCCACAAGCGAAAATCATAAAGAACGGAGATGAAGTTCTTTGTGACTTTTTGGGAGCCCATGCCTACATTTCCAGCAGTTGGTACGACCATATCAATGTTTCGACATGGAATTATGAAGCGGTACAGATTTATGGAAAAGTTGAGATCATGAATCAGGAAGAACTGTACAGTCATTTGGACAAGCTAACTTCTAAATATGAACAAGCACAGCAATGTCCGATGATGTTGAAAGATATGGGAAAAGAGTTTGTAGAAAAGGAAATGAAAGGTGCTTTTGGCTTAAAGATAATCCCGACAGAGATTTTCATTAAACAAAAATTGTCTCAGAACAGAAAAGAACATGATTTTGAAAATATTATTTCAAATCTTGAAAACGGCGATGAAAACGGGAAACAAATAGCCGCCAAAATGCAACAATTAAAAAAATAA
- a CDS encoding MBL fold metallo-hydrolase: MKLYPIQCGKFKLDGGAMFGVVPKSLWEKTNPADERNLIELGTRSLLVEDGKKLILIDCGLGNKQDDKFFGHYSLWGDDNLDNNLKKYGFVKEDITDVFLTHLHFDHCGGAIEWNDDKSGYRPAFKNAQFWTNENHWQWATEPNAREKASFLKENIIPIQESGQLNFLPLPANGNYGFAPELKMDVIFVDGHTEKQMLPVIQYQEKTIVFAADLIPTAGHIPQVYVMGYDTRPLLTIEEKAKFLKQCVDNDYLLFFEHDAHNELASLKMTEKGVRLDETFSFNDVFGY, from the coding sequence ATGAAATTATATCCTATACAATGTGGGAAATTTAAACTGGACGGAGGCGCCATGTTTGGAGTCGTCCCAAAGAGTCTGTGGGAAAAAACAAACCCGGCAGACGAAAGAAATTTAATAGAACTCGGAACCCGATCTCTTCTTGTGGAAGACGGAAAAAAATTAATTTTAATTGATTGCGGCCTCGGAAATAAGCAGGATGATAAATTTTTTGGACATTATTCGCTTTGGGGTGATGACAATTTAGATAATAATTTAAAAAAATACGGTTTTGTAAAAGAAGATATCACCGACGTTTTCCTTACTCACCTTCATTTTGACCATTGCGGAGGCGCTATTGAATGGAATGATGATAAATCTGGATACAGACCGGCTTTTAAAAATGCTCAGTTCTGGACGAACGAAAATCACTGGCAATGGGCAACCGAGCCAAATGCAAGAGAAAAAGCAAGCTTTTTAAAAGAAAATATTATCCCGATCCAGGAAAGCGGGCAGCTTAACTTTTTGCCACTTCCTGCAAACGGAAACTATGGTTTTGCACCAGAACTGAAAATGGATGTGATCTTCGTAGATGGCCATACGGAAAAACAAATGTTACCGGTAATACAATATCAGGAAAAAACGATTGTTTTTGCAGCCGATTTAATTCCTACAGCAGGGCATATTCCTCAGGTTTACGTGATGGGTTATGATACAAGACCTCTGCTGACGATAGAAGAAAAGGCTAAGTTCCTAAAACAATGTGTAGACAACGATTATCTATTGTTTTTTGAGCACGATGCTCACAACGAACTGGCAAGTTTAAAAATGACTGAAAAAGGTGTTCGTCTTGATGAAACCTTCAGTTTTAATGATGTTTTTGGATATTAA
- the coaE gene encoding dephospho-CoA kinase (Dephospho-CoA kinase (CoaE) performs the final step in coenzyme A biosynthesis.), translated as MEEMYSESQKSEPDSTPEPKIIGLTGGIGSGKTTVAKFIEDCGFPVYYSDDRAKDIVNDNEDLKVRIKELLGSDSYDENGLYNRKFVAEQVFNNKDLLQSLNELIHPAVRLDFEDWVKKQTKYLIFKETALLFELQLNKQCYRSILVTAEDNIRIKRVMDRDGKTYREVQSVMEKQMPEKEKIKLADCIIYNNTNLDDLKDQTEKTIFDIE; from the coding sequence ATGGAAGAAATGTATTCAGAAAGTCAGAAAAGTGAGCCTGATTCGACACCGGAACCCAAGATTATTGGTTTAACCGGCGGAATTGGTTCCGGAAAAACCACCGTTGCAAAATTTATTGAAGACTGCGGATTTCCTGTCTATTATTCGGATGACCGGGCAAAAGATATTGTGAATGATAATGAGGATTTAAAAGTCAGAATAAAAGAACTTTTAGGAAGTGATTCTTATGACGAAAATGGTCTTTACAACAGAAAATTTGTAGCAGAACAGGTTTTTAATAATAAAGACTTGCTGCAAAGTTTAAACGAACTCATTCATCCGGCTGTTCGCTTAGATTTTGAGGATTGGGTAAAAAAGCAGACTAAGTATTTAATATTTAAAGAAACAGCCTTACTGTTTGAGTTACAGCTCAACAAACAATGCTACCGATCTATTCTGGTCACTGCAGAAGACAATATCAGAATAAAAAGAGTGATGGATCGGGACGGAAAAACCTACCGTGAAGTGCAATCTGTAATGGAAAAACAAATGCCTGAAAAGGAAAAAATAAAGTTAGCAGATTGTATAATCTACAACAATACCAACCTTGATGACCTGAAAGATCAAACTGAAAAGACAATTTTTGACATCGAATAA
- a CDS encoding fibronectin type III domain-containing protein, with protein sequence MKKLLLMCQLLFGAFLMAQVNYTQDWTATGLNNWTTTDFIFSRTTTANQICGTTGGTIRGNRYSGNEGGFISPNIPGNNQGVVTMSFDYKVTDWSAGTVATTAANLGTIAVQYSSSAGGPWTTAYTINSTNHVEANTCATRTVTFSPSAGNLFVRFYVISAASGDNYYYFDNVTMTQGAAPSCLAPSAITLVNTTATNANISWTAPATPPANGYDVYYNTTGVAPTGTTPLNATNSVQSATTTATISGLTPITTYYVWVRSICSATDKSTWTPMQSFMTLCVPVATLPWTENFDAMTTLGADIVPSCWKQVTGSNAWTSSNATASSTSPGPRSTPNYVRIQWGNTNASQLWTPGFTLTAGVTYEFSFYYHTGGTDSGNTGFSGNVLVNTSQSSTGATNLGAFISATQGTANYTQYKVYYTPTATGIYNFAVNASANSTPWYMGVDDFRLRVAPTCIEPLGVAAVSSTGNTATISWNAPTTQPANGYQIYYSTTTTPPGTPQVTGVPGTAVNYTIPGLTPSTTYYFWVRAICSSTDQSDLSDPVSIMTTQIPATLPYTQNFTGGNDLGILNGTQANKWVRGNVTGNPAQSLYISNDNGVTNGYVHTTSTVHAFRDIQIPASTTLASFSFDWKGQGEGTNFKYDYLEVWLVPSSYLPVPGTLITAGAGRVSLGQYNLQGTWQSYSNTNLNLTNFANSVMRLVFQWRNDGGGGTQPSIAIDNIVLRVCSTDTPVVTVTPASITHNSATITWPQDIGGASYQIRYRPVGSTTWLPTAGPITVAAVPGTTNTYTFPQNLLPYTQYEVEVAAVCNTTNVGVFSNNKFMTRCDPTPPNITVTNITSTSALVTWSPLAAGATYELQWREVGTIPWIPAAPSTPQPPANTYLLTGLSSYKTYEVQVRNTCTGSTTPNPWSTSQVFTTVRVCEIPPPGLTITQLTPTTAEVVWDAYTGTGATNTYILRYRKVGIPSWTTINVNNNTYTLTGLLELTKYEMQVANVCTGTPGNYTPQYYFTTPTVVYCQMQSTNFGSEFISKVTAKPTGKPEMINITTGSAYSDYTTVPLKFIDMVQGSVGNQIIVDKTISSGAKAGVAVWIDFDRSGTFDLNERILADGPNTNPTASATFTVPADAFVGSTEKYVVMRVAMSKDAIPVNCISFTDGEVEDYTVRISKLPATNTLNQTDILIYPNPVKSILNVKNVSKKANYKIYSAAGQLVSSGIILNNKIDVSRLINGVYVIDIDDVQGTAQRKFIKE encoded by the coding sequence ATGAAGAAACTTCTACTTATGTGCCAATTACTTTTTGGTGCATTTCTCATGGCTCAGGTTAACTATACACAAGACTGGACAGCCACGGGACTTAATAACTGGACAACTACGGATTTTATTTTCTCTAGAACTACTACTGCAAACCAAATTTGTGGTACTACCGGAGGAACGATAAGAGGAAATAGATATAGCGGAAATGAAGGAGGTTTTATTTCTCCTAATATTCCCGGGAATAATCAGGGGGTTGTAACGATGTCTTTTGATTATAAAGTCACAGATTGGTCTGCAGGAACAGTCGCAACTACTGCCGCAAATCTTGGGACTATTGCAGTGCAATATTCAAGCAGTGCGGGAGGGCCTTGGACCACCGCTTACACGATTAATTCTACGAATCACGTAGAGGCAAATACCTGTGCAACGAGAACTGTAACATTCAGTCCGTCTGCCGGTAATTTATTTGTAAGGTTTTATGTGATATCGGCAGCGAGTGGAGATAATTATTATTATTTTGATAATGTCACAATGACTCAAGGTGCGGCTCCATCTTGTCTGGCTCCGTCTGCTATCACATTGGTAAATACGACAGCTACTAACGCAAATATTTCTTGGACAGCTCCGGCAACACCACCTGCAAACGGTTATGATGTTTATTATAACACGACGGGTGTTGCACCGACAGGTACCACACCTTTAAATGCTACCAATTCTGTACAAAGTGCAACTACGACTGCAACGATCTCAGGACTGACACCTATCACAACGTATTACGTGTGGGTAAGATCTATATGTAGTGCAACCGACAAAAGTACATGGACTCCAATGCAGTCTTTTATGACTCTATGTGTACCTGTAGCGACTCTTCCTTGGACAGAAAATTTTGATGCTATGACTACTTTAGGTGCCGATATTGTTCCATCTTGTTGGAAACAGGTTACTGGGTCTAATGCGTGGACGTCTTCAAATGCCACAGCATCTTCGACATCTCCGGGACCAAGATCGACGCCAAATTATGTTAGAATTCAATGGGGTAATACAAACGCAAGCCAGCTATGGACACCAGGATTTACATTAACAGCAGGAGTCACTTATGAGTTTTCATTTTATTATCATACTGGTGGAACAGATAGTGGTAATACAGGATTCTCAGGGAATGTCTTAGTAAATACTTCACAATCTTCGACAGGAGCTACAAATTTAGGAGCATTCATTAGTGCGACTCAAGGGACTGCTAATTATACTCAGTATAAAGTATATTATACACCTACAGCTACAGGAATATATAATTTTGCCGTAAATGCGTCAGCTAACAGTACTCCTTGGTATATGGGTGTTGATGATTTCAGATTAAGAGTTGCTCCTACTTGTATTGAGCCACTAGGAGTTGCAGCCGTTAGTTCTACAGGAAATACAGCTACTATATCATGGAATGCGCCAACAACGCAGCCTGCAAATGGATATCAAATATATTATAGTACGACAACCACTCCTCCGGGGACTCCTCAGGTAACTGGTGTTCCAGGAACGGCTGTTAACTATACAATTCCTGGGTTAACTCCTAGTACTACTTACTATTTTTGGGTTAGAGCAATATGTAGCTCAACAGATCAGAGTGACTTATCAGATCCTGTATCTATAATGACAACTCAGATTCCGGCAACACTTCCTTATACTCAAAACTTTACTGGAGGAAATGATTTAGGAATATTAAATGGTACACAGGCTAATAAATGGGTACGAGGTAATGTAACAGGAAATCCTGCTCAGTCATTATATATATCTAATGATAATGGTGTAACAAATGGATATGTACATACAACAAGTACTGTACATGCATTTAGAGATATTCAAATTCCTGCATCTACTACACTTGCTTCATTCTCTTTTGACTGGAAAGGTCAAGGTGAGGGTACGAATTTCAAGTATGACTATTTAGAAGTTTGGTTAGTACCATCTTCATATTTGCCGGTACCGGGAACTTTAATTACTGCAGGGGCAGGAAGAGTTTCTTTAGGACAATATAACCTTCAGGGTACTTGGCAGTCTTATTCTAATACCAATTTAAATCTTACCAATTTCGCCAATAGTGTAATGCGTTTAGTATTCCAATGGAGAAATGACGGTGGTGGCGGTACTCAACCTTCGATTGCAATTGATAATATTGTATTGAGAGTTTGTAGTACAGATACGCCGGTTGTGACAGTAACGCCAGCTTCTATTACGCATAATTCTGCTACTATTACCTGGCCACAAGATATTGGTGGTGCTTCTTATCAGATAAGATACAGACCTGTTGGCTCTACTACTTGGTTACCAACAGCTGGTCCTATAACTGTAGCGGCTGTACCGGGAACTACAAATACATATACTTTCCCGCAAAACTTATTGCCATATACACAGTATGAAGTTGAGGTTGCAGCGGTTTGTAATACAACCAATGTAGGAGTGTTCTCAAATAACAAATTTATGACGAGATGTGATCCTACACCTCCGAATATTACAGTAACTAACATTACTTCTACATCAGCTTTAGTAACTTGGAGCCCGCTTGCAGCTGGTGCTACTTATGAACTTCAGTGGAGAGAAGTGGGTACAATCCCATGGATACCTGCTGCTCCTTCTACTCCTCAACCTCCAGCGAATACTTACCTTCTTACAGGTTTAAGTTCTTATAAAACTTATGAAGTGCAGGTAAGAAATACATGTACAGGTTCTACTACTCCTAATCCATGGTCAACATCTCAAGTGTTTACTACGGTTAGAGTTTGTGAAATTCCGCCTCCGGGATTAACGATCACTCAGTTGACACCTACAACTGCAGAAGTAGTTTGGGATGCTTATACAGGTACTGGAGCTACTAATACTTACATATTAAGATACAGAAAGGTAGGAATACCGAGTTGGACGACTATTAACGTAAACAATAATACCTATACATTAACAGGATTATTAGAACTTACGAAATATGAAATGCAGGTAGCAAATGTTTGTACAGGTACACCGGGGAACTATACACCTCAGTATTACTTTACAACACCAACAGTTGTTTACTGTCAGATGCAGTCGACCAACTTTGGTTCAGAATTTATTTCAAAAGTAACAGCGAAGCCTACAGGTAAACCTGAGATGATTAATATTACGACAGGTTCTGCTTATTCAGATTATACAACAGTTCCATTGAAATTTATCGATATGGTTCAAGGTTCTGTAGGTAATCAGATCATTGTAGATAAAACAATTAGCTCGGGAGCTAAAGCTGGCGTTGCTGTTTGGATTGATTTCGACAGAAGCGGAACTTTTGATCTTAATGAAAGAATTTTAGCTGACGGTCCGAATACGAACCCTACAGCAAGTGCTACATTCACTGTACCTGCTGATGCTTTCGTAGGATCTACAGAAAAATATGTTGTAATGAGAGTGGCAATGTCTAAAGATGCTATTCCTGTAAACTGTATCAGCTTTACTGATGGTGAGGTAGAAGATTACACAGTGAGAATCTCTAAACTACCAGCAACTAATACACTTAATCAGACAGATATTTTAATTTATCCAAACCCGGTTAAATCTATTCTGAATGTGAAGAACGTTAGTAAAAAAGCCAATTACAAGATTTACAGTGCTGCTGGTCAGCTAGTCTCAAGCGGAATAATCTTAAATAATAAGATTGACGTAAGCAGATTGATCAACGGTGTATATGTGATTGACATTGATGATGTTCAGGGCACAGCTCAAAGAAAATTCATTAAAGAATAA
- a CDS encoding reprolysin-like metallopeptidase, translated as MKKLITALFCSLIGGSALAQWTPTTLKKSSKFEPSLVRSYYKLDLSQVREKLKNAQETGKNAKAIEISLPTLNGKVERFAVYSFPVVVKELADQYQLGSYVGVGIDDPNKFLRFSVSPTDFQSMIINSNGQYEFIEPQNTDKSVYGVHPKTINTGDKSFICSTSESPAAKQQIDEMLQGGSAFTNQPTDFSKMSDKKYRTMRLAMSVTGEYTAFHGGTVAGALSAINATLTRVNGVFEKDFALHLNLQNFPNVIYTNAATDPYSGAQAGAGGAWILELQQTLSNNVGNGNYDIGHLFGASGGGGNAGCIGCVCINPADANSPGKGSGYTSPADNIPQGDNFDIDYVAHEMGHQLGANHTFSHALEPYQVNVEPGSGSTIMGYAGITGGAATDVQPHSNAYFHKASISQVQTNLNNKTCDVEATVANNPPVIAALPTYNIPKGTAFVLTASATDAENDPMTYTWEQVDNATVTTNSTNLGSTGTGPSFRSFTPTASPTRYFPKLASVLSGVLDNSNSGWESVSKVARTTKYAVTVRDNSPVANQQQTQFAEQTIVVGNEGPFKVNTQFVASNGATTVTWDVANTTAAPYNVANVKIDYTIDNGATWVILSNSTANDGSESFTFSSLTNGQAVIIRVSSIGNVFYAVRTATVSAFAACNGSAPTPITTSNITTSSVDVSWAPVTGATYVIRYKKLADAAWQQTTSSVTNITLSNLIDGTAYEVQVATVCSGTTGTYSPSSNFTTTGLTYCTVATVDGTDDHIAGVSVANMTNTSGPSTYTSYVANSNLQVNLVKNGTYTLSVTKGWAGTTAYPEMISAWIDFNRNGTFEDNERIMQASNSVASTTVNPTTANFTVPSSSVLNQGLRMRIGLLYYNTPGYIHNSSCGTINALGEYEDYNVVVTDVLSTSESSAVKNEIQIYPNPATDFLNITKVSDKATYKIYSAAGQLVGNGNISNGKINVSSLIKGAYVISIEDKGKESFNSKFIKK; from the coding sequence ATGAAAAAACTCATTACTGCTTTATTTTGTAGTTTGATAGGAGGATCTGCGCTTGCGCAGTGGACACCAACTACTTTAAAGAAGAGTTCAAAATTTGAACCATCGCTTGTACGAAGTTATTACAAGCTAGATCTGTCTCAAGTAAGAGAAAAATTGAAAAACGCTCAAGAGACAGGTAAAAATGCAAAAGCAATTGAAATTTCTTTACCAACTCTAAATGGTAAAGTCGAGCGATTTGCTGTTTACAGTTTTCCAGTAGTAGTTAAAGAACTAGCAGATCAATATCAGCTAGGCTCGTATGTAGGAGTAGGAATTGATGATCCTAATAAATTTCTTAGATTTTCGGTTTCTCCAACTGATTTTCAATCAATGATCATTAATAGTAATGGACAATATGAATTTATAGAACCTCAAAACACAGATAAATCGGTATATGGGGTGCATCCTAAGACTATCAATACAGGCGATAAGAGCTTTATTTGTAGTACTTCTGAAAGTCCAGCAGCTAAACAGCAGATAGATGAAATGTTGCAAGGAGGTTCAGCATTTACAAATCAACCAACAGATTTCTCAAAAATGTCTGATAAGAAATACAGAACAATGAGATTGGCGATGTCTGTTACTGGAGAGTATACAGCCTTTCATGGAGGTACCGTAGCCGGAGCTTTGTCTGCAATTAATGCTACATTAACCAGAGTTAATGGTGTTTTTGAAAAAGATTTTGCTTTACATTTAAATTTACAAAATTTCCCTAATGTAATTTACACTAATGCTGCTACCGATCCGTATTCAGGTGCTCAGGCAGGAGCCGGTGGTGCGTGGATCTTAGAATTGCAGCAGACACTTTCTAATAATGTCGGAAATGGTAATTATGATATAGGCCATTTATTTGGTGCTTCTGGAGGAGGTGGAAATGCGGGCTGTATAGGATGTGTTTGTATAAACCCTGCAGACGCTAATTCTCCAGGGAAAGGATCTGGCTATACATCGCCAGCTGACAATATACCTCAGGGAGATAATTTTGATATTGATTATGTAGCTCATGAAATGGGTCATCAATTAGGAGCGAACCACACTTTCTCTCATGCTTTGGAGCCTTATCAGGTTAACGTGGAACCGGGTTCAGGATCTACCATTATGGGGTATGCTGGGATTACTGGTGGCGCTGCTACTGATGTGCAACCACACTCAAATGCTTATTTTCATAAAGCAAGTATCTCTCAGGTTCAGACAAACCTTAACAATAAAACCTGTGATGTAGAAGCTACAGTGGCTAATAATCCTCCTGTCATAGCAGCATTACCGACGTATAATATACCGAAAGGAACTGCTTTTGTCTTAACAGCTTCTGCAACTGACGCTGAAAATGATCCTATGACTTATACTTGGGAACAGGTAGATAATGCAACAGTTACTACTAATAGTACAAACTTAGGTTCGACAGGTACAGGACCTTCATTTAGATCTTTTACTCCAACAGCAAGTCCTACGAGATATTTTCCAAAACTGGCTTCTGTATTAAGTGGAGTACTCGATAATTCAAATAGCGGTTGGGAATCAGTTTCAAAAGTAGCTAGAACTACAAAATATGCTGTTACAGTTAGGGATAATAGCCCCGTTGCTAATCAACAACAAACGCAATTTGCTGAACAAACAATTGTTGTAGGAAATGAAGGCCCTTTCAAAGTTAATACACAGTTTGTTGCAAGTAATGGTGCTACAACAGTAACATGGGATGTAGCAAATACTACGGCAGCACCTTATAATGTTGCTAATGTGAAAATTGATTATACTATTGATAATGGTGCAACTTGGGTGATATTATCTAATTCTACTGCAAATGATGGTAGCGAAAGTTTTACTTTTTCTTCTCTTACTAACGGCCAAGCAGTTATTATTAGAGTATCTTCTATAGGTAATGTGTTTTATGCTGTTAGAACAGCTACAGTAAGTGCATTTGCTGCATGTAATGGCTCTGCTCCAACACCGATCACAACATCAAATATCACGACATCATCTGTGGATGTAAGCTGGGCTCCGGTTACAGGTGCCACTTATGTAATTCGTTATAAAAAATTGGCAGATGCTGCTTGGCAACAGACTACAAGTTCTGTTACAAACATCACTTTATCTAATTTAATTGATGGTACAGCATATGAAGTACAAGTAGCTACAGTTTGTTCTGGTACTACAGGTACATATTCTCCTTCTTCAAATTTTACAACGACAGGTCTTACTTACTGTACAGTTGCGACTGTGGATGGTACTGATGATCATATTGCAGGAGTTTCTGTAGCAAATATGACTAATACATCGGGACCAAGTACTTACACAAGCTATGTGGCTAATTCTAATTTACAAGTAAATCTTGTTAAAAATGGCACATATACATTATCAGTTACTAAAGGTTGGGCAGGTACTACTGCGTACCCTGAAATGATAAGTGCATGGATTGATTTTAACAGAAATGGAACTTTTGAAGATAATGAAAGAATTATGCAAGCTTCAAATTCGGTAGCTTCTACTACGGTAAACCCTACGACAGCAAACTTTACTGTTCCTTCGAGTTCAGTTTTAAACCAGGGATTGCGAATGAGAATAGGATTATTGTACTACAACACTCCAGGATATATACATAATTCATCATGTGGAACAATAAATGCTTTAGGAGAATATGAAGATTATAATGTGGTAGTAACAGACGTATTGTCTACTTCAGAATCAAGTGCAGTAAAGAATGAAATTCAAATTTATCCAAACCCTGCAACTGATTTCTTAAACATTACTAAAGTATCTGATAAAGCTACTTATAAGATTTACAGTGCAGCGGGACAATTAGTTGGTAATGGAAATATAAGCAATGGAAAAATTAATGTTTCATCATTGATAAAAGGTGCTTATGTAATATCTATTGAAGATAAAGGAAAAGAAAGTTTCAATTCTAAATTTATCAAGAAATAA
- a CDS encoding DUF6048 family protein, whose product MKTRLIYSLIFSVFGLLIFSAQEKEEVEKPKWKYEPNFIVGFDVLNAGASFFSDRQIFQGFISSKVKDNLHGIIEAGFDKNVYQNNGYDAKANGPFLKIGAFYMLARDPENDFNGFYGGGKIGGSFYTQEYMAIPIRGFGGNSSSVSMPSSSQSSFWLEGNIGGRVQLFESNFYIDVSMQPRYLMVTSKQDDVVPMIVPGFGRSSNKFNMGFAWNIAYKF is encoded by the coding sequence ATGAAGACAAGACTAATTTATTCTTTAATTTTTAGTGTTTTCGGGTTGCTTATTTTTTCTGCACAGGAAAAAGAGGAAGTTGAGAAACCAAAATGGAAATACGAACCCAATTTTATTGTTGGTTTTGATGTTTTGAACGCCGGAGCTTCATTTTTTTCAGACAGACAGATCTTTCAGGGATTTATTTCGTCTAAAGTAAAAGATAATCTTCACGGTATTATAGAAGCAGGTTTTGATAAAAATGTTTACCAAAATAATGGGTATGATGCCAAAGCAAACGGACCATTTTTAAAAATTGGAGCCTTCTATATGTTGGCAAGAGACCCTGAAAATGATTTTAATGGTTTCTATGGAGGCGGAAAAATTGGGGGTTCATTTTACACTCAGGAATATATGGCTATTCCAATACGTGGTTTTGGTGGAAATAGTTCTTCGGTATCAATGCCCTCATCTTCGCAGTCATCTTTCTGGCTCGAAGGAAATATCGGTGGAAGAGTACAGCTGTTTGAATCTAATTTTTACATCGACGTAAGTATGCAGCCACGCTATCTGATGGTAACTTCAAAGCAGGATGACGTTGTTCCAATGATTGTTCCCGGTTTTGGAAGAAGCTCCAATAAATTTAATATGGGCTTTGCATGGAATATTGCGTATAAGTTTTAA
- a CDS encoding DUF6452 family protein, whose amino-acid sequence MKYFKFIIFIFVLSTVISCGGDNDICDNGEGTPRMKITFKRDNKISVVDSIKIYADLGSGIIDLGWKIKVDSVFVPLRVDDSPFTDVYVQTTTEEDPTKVRVSYTTKSIYVSPGCGVKRNYENVNSVLSAPNSLKSVEQGQNFIENEDKTNLFFNF is encoded by the coding sequence ATGAAATATTTTAAATTCATCATATTCATTTTTGTGTTATCGACGGTCATTTCTTGTGGAGGCGATAATGATATCTGTGACAACGGTGAAGGTACACCGAGAATGAAAATTACATTTAAAAGAGATAATAAAATCTCAGTTGTCGATTCTATAAAAATTTATGCAGATCTTGGCTCTGGGATCATAGATTTGGGCTGGAAAATCAAAGTTGATTCTGTATTTGTACCGTTACGTGTTGATGATTCTCCGTTTACAGATGTTTATGTGCAGACAACGACTGAAGAAGATCCTACAAAAGTAAGAGTAAGTTATACCACAAAATCTATCTATGTTTCACCAGGTTGTGGGGTGAAAAGGAATTACGAAAATGTAAATTCAGTATTATCGGCTCCAAACTCACTGAAAAGTGTAGAACAAGGGCAAAATTTTATAGAAAATGAAGACAAGACTAATTTATTCTTTAATTTTTAG